The window GTAACCGAAAAGCTGGTTGAAAAATACGGCGCCGATATGGTTTATAAGGGCGGTTTAAAGGTTTACACCACCCTGGACCCCAAAATTCAAAAAATTGCCGAAAACGCCATGGCCAACAAGAATAACTTTCCCAGTTCCCCGGTGGATGCCAACGGTTTACCTCAGCCCCAGGGCGCAGCGGTGTTTATGGAACCGGGAACCGGGTATTTAAGAGCCATTGTTGGCGGCCGGGAACACAAACAGCAGCGTCAGCTAAACCGGGCCACCCAATATCAGACTCTGGCGGATGGAAGAAAAATTGGACGCCAGCCGGGTTCATCCATTAAGCCCATTATCGCTTACGGACCGGCCATTGAATACAAAGGAATGGGGCCTGCTTCCATTATTGACGATATTCCGCAAAGCTTCGGCAGCTATAGTCCCAGAAACGCGGACGGTTCCTTCCGGGGTCTGATCCCCATGAGAACGGCATTGATCCATTCGGTCAACATTGTGGCCATTAAACTTCTGAATCAAGTAGGGTTGAATCAGGCCGTTAAATTTGCCAGCGGACTTGGCATTACCACTCTGGACGCCAATAAAGACGGTTTGGCCATGGCCCTGGGGGGTGTCAGTACCGGCGTTATTCCTTTGGACATGGCCGGTGCCTATGGCGCCTTCGCCAACCGGGGAATTTATGTGCAGCCCCACGCCATTACCAAAGTGGAGACTTCCGACGGTACGGTGCTAGATGAGTTTAAACCCGAACAGCATCAGGCCATGAAAGCCACCACCGCTTATTTAGTTACCGATATGCTGAAGTCTGCGGTCCAGTCGGGTACCGGCAGCAGGGCCAATATCGGTCGTCCGGTGGCCGGTAAAACCGGGACCACCGACGAGGGTAAAGACATCTGGTTTGTGGGCTATACCTACAACCTGGTGGGGGCTGTTTGGATTGGTCACGATTCACCGAAAAAAATGCCCCAGTCCTACGGCGGTATGTACCCGGCCATGATTTTCAAAGAAGTCATGAGCAAGGCCCTGGCCGGAACACCCGCCAAAGATTTCCCCCGGCCTTCGGGTATTACCAGCGCCACGGTGGACAGCAAATCCGGTCTGCTGCCCGGGCCCAACACACCGGCGGATCATATGATTAGCGACCTGTTTGTTACAGGCACCGTACCCACCGAGGTGGATAATCTGCATCAAGTGATGGAGGTTTGCGCCACCACCGGTGAACTTCCCAACGAATACTGCCCTGACCGGATTACCAAGGTTCTGTTAAAGCTGCCCTACTCGGTTCCCTCCAATGTGGCGGATTTCGCCTTAAGAGCGCCGACCCAAACCTGCACCCTGCACACCGTTGATGGAATTGACCCGTCAGCTGCGGAAAAATACGTACTTCCGGAACAGCCCGACTCCGGCAAGGAAAATGGCGGGGAAAAACCAAACCAGCCCAACAATGGAAACAGCTGGTTGCCGGGAACCTAAACCAATCAAAAATAGCTAAATAAGATTAAAACACCCCGGCGCCCATGGCTGCCGGGGTGTTTGCATTAAAGGGATTATTCCTGGGTGGCATGCTTTTTATTGACCTGGCTTTGATGTTTAAAGGTTCCGGCCACTCCCAGTAAAACAAGAACCGTTCCCCCCAGGGTCCATACGCTCAGCGGCTCATGCAGGATCAGCCAGCCTAAAAATACCGCCACTACCGGGTTTACATAAGCATAAGTCACCACCAGGCTGGTTGGCAGCATTTTAAGAGCCATAATAAAGGAAGTAAAAGCAAAGAGTGAGCCAAACACTACCAAGTAGCCCCAGGCCCACCAGGCTTCCGGCGTGGGATTGGGCCAAGGCTCTCCCAAAAGCAGGGCAGCCAGAATAAACCCAATGGCTCCAAAGAGCTGTTGGTAACCTGAGCTGACGATGGGACTTAAGGCCACCGGATTTCTGCGCTGTACAACCATGCCGATGCCCCAGAAAAGAGGAGCCAGCAATAGGGCAAAAATACTGTGCAGATTGGCCTCCCCTCCGGTACGAAAGGTGGGGAAGGAAAGTACGCCAATCCCCAGGAACCCCATGAGCAGTGATCCTATCAGCAGCTTGGAGGGGATTTTACGGTCCAAAATTCCTTCAATAATGGCTACCCACAGGGGCACGGAAGCCACCAGCAGGGCCGCATAGCCTGAATCCGCCTGCTGCTCTCCCCACATGACCAACCCATTGCCCCCAACCCACAGGAAAAAACCCGATAAAGCATGAACCCAAAGTCCCTTTGGGGAAATCTTTAAGGATTGACGGGTAATGAACGCCACCAGAAAAAGAATCGCCGTAGCAGCCAACAAGCGGGAGCCTCCCATACTGAAGGGAGGAAAACCCGACCCCTCCCGGACTCCCACCCGGATGGCCAGATAGGTACTGCCCCAGACAATATAAACAACAAATAAATGAAAAAGACCCACCCATAGGGAGGAATTCGGGGCCGCTATGGACCTTGGAGCTGTGCTTGCCATACAAAAGGACTCCCTTACATTTTTTTAACTACTTTAATAACTAATAAAAATAATTCTAACTCTGTTTTTAGCAGGTGACAACATGCAATTTTGAAATATTTTCAATTATGACCACCCTCTAAGCGGGTGGTTTGCTCTAGCCCTATAAGGCATGGCAGCGGGCTGAGCTTCAAGTCTCACTGAAAGGTCCGTCCAGCCGCACCTAGCTTAAGCTTTTTGGGTCCATCTGCGTAGGGTGATTTTCTCTTTTTACAATAGGAAAAATCCTTACGGTTTAGGGTAAGGATCTTTCCTTCTAGAAATGCATCTTGATTTCTAAAAACCCGCTCTAATTCGGGTTGGAGCCTGCGCATTAAATTACAAATCTTTTCTCTCAAAGGAATAAACCGCCAAACAAACACAGGCTGCAATATAAAGGCAAGTATATACCAACATGGCGTTACTGGGAGGCACATTGACGCCAAAGGGTCCTAAGGATAAGGAGGACAGAGGATTGGCCTCATTGCCGGTTACAAAGGTTAACATCTTCCTGAATAAAGCATCGCTGGGCATTACCAGGCTGGTGGCGATGCCGATATTGATCAGAGAAGCATTGGCAATGGCCGAACCTACCTGTTCTAAAAACCCTCCGATCATTCCTAACCCGTACAGGATCACCGAAATAATTCCCGCGGCGAGCGTTCTCAACAGGGTGCTGAAAACCAACGCCACTCCCAGCAGCACCAGGGGTTGGAGAATGAAGACCAACGCGCCGGAAATAAGCCCCCCGGCTGTCAGCAGGGACAATACAGCGGGGCTGTAATATTGATTCAGTACCAGCACCGCGGTATAGAGAACCAAGGCGTAAACGGCAAGCATGGAACCATAGCCCAAAAACTTACCTAAAACAATTTCCCTCCTGGGAATGGGTTTAGAGACAACCGCATGCAGCAAACCGTTTTCAAGCTCCGAGGCGATGGCTCCCACACTGCCCATGATGGCCAGTAAAGCCAACAGAAAGGAAGAAAAATAGAGCCCCGCCCCTAACAGTTGGCTTCCAATGATCTGCTGCAAAATTAACTGGGAGCCCCTCATGGACTGGGTTCTCAGTTCCTCAGATA is drawn from Desulforamulus ruminis DSM 2154 and contains these coding sequences:
- a CDS encoding ABC transporter permease; protein product: MLSIARLTFMEVFRKRIFLVTLLLSVLFILLYGVALDFVSEELRTQSMRGSQLILQQIIGSQLLGAGLYFSSFLLALLAIMGSVGAIASELENGLLHAVVSKPIPRREIVLGKFLGYGSMLAVYALVLYTAVLVLNQYYSPAVLSLLTAGGLISGALVFILQPLVLLGVALVFSTLLRTLAAGIISVILYGLGMIGGFLEQVGSAIANASLINIGIATSLVMPSDALFRKMLTFVTGNEANPLSSLSLGPFGVNVPPSNAMLVYTCLYIAACVCLAVYSFERKDL
- a CDS encoding EamA family transporter codes for the protein MASTAPRSIAAPNSSLWVGLFHLFVVYIVWGSTYLAIRVGVREGSGFPPFSMGGSRLLAATAILFLVAFITRQSLKISPKGLWVHALSGFFLWVGGNGLVMWGEQQADSGYAALLVASVPLWVAIIEGILDRKIPSKLLIGSLLMGFLGIGVLSFPTFRTGGEANLHSIFALLLAPLFWGIGMVVQRRNPVALSPIVSSGYQQLFGAIGFILAALLLGEPWPNPTPEAWWAWGYLVVFGSLFAFTSFIMALKMLPTSLVVTYAYVNPVVAVFLGWLILHEPLSVWTLGGTVLVLLGVAGTFKHQSQVNKKHATQE
- a CDS encoding transglycosylase domain-containing protein; its protein translation is MARKKSRRLRTGRLAFLIVAFLVLVGGVASLGYFAYAVADMPAWNPESLETLLPTSIYDKDGNLVTRIGAENREPIKLLEVPNVVRDAFLATEDDRFYDHHGINFRSFGRALYRNVLAGEIREGFSTITMQLVKLSYLSPDRTPKRKIQEVILTLQMERHFTKDEIFEMYLNKIFFGQGAYGIQSAAQTYLGKDLKTDELTLDEAAFLAGLPQAPSSYSSYLDETPSVGEDNQVNEAYQKKYDMALNRRNTVLLRMKEAGKITEEQRQEAAAKPLPTADKMQSVSYPYPYFVDYVTEKLVEKYGADMVYKGGLKVYTTLDPKIQKIAENAMANKNNFPSSPVDANGLPQPQGAAVFMEPGTGYLRAIVGGREHKQQRQLNRATQYQTLADGRKIGRQPGSSIKPIIAYGPAIEYKGMGPASIIDDIPQSFGSYSPRNADGSFRGLIPMRTALIHSVNIVAIKLLNQVGLNQAVKFASGLGITTLDANKDGLAMALGGVSTGVIPLDMAGAYGAFANRGIYVQPHAITKVETSDGTVLDEFKPEQHQAMKATTAYLVTDMLKSAVQSGTGSRANIGRPVAGKTGTTDEGKDIWFVGYTYNLVGAVWIGHDSPKKMPQSYGGMYPAMIFKEVMSKALAGTPAKDFPRPSGITSATVDSKSGLLPGPNTPADHMISDLFVTGTVPTEVDNLHQVMEVCATTGELPNEYCPDRITKVLLKLPYSVPSNVADFALRAPTQTCTLHTVDGIDPSAAEKYVLPEQPDSGKENGGEKPNQPNNGNSWLPGT